One segment of Streptosporangium brasiliense DNA contains the following:
- the selA gene encoding L-seryl-tRNA(Sec) selenium transferase, whose protein sequence is MDSRRRVPRTDLVLADPRLAATVGRLGRAVVKDAVAHAQRRARQGEIAPEEVADAAVAALPPYAASMRPVLNMTGVLLHTNLGRAPLSAAAVSAAVSAAGSADVEFDLATGARARRGRGAVEALARAVPAAEDVHVVNNNAAALVLVATALAAGREIVVSRGELVEIGDGFRIPDLLVSTGARLHEVGTTNRTSHADYAAAVGPETGFVLKVHPSNFRIEGFTGAVEVAELRDLGVPVVADIGSGLLAHEPLLPGEPDAAGALKAGADLVTASGDKLLGGPQAGLLLGRRDLVERCRRHPLARALRVDKLTLAALEATLRGPATPVHEALHADPAALGRRAEALAGELAGAGVDARAVPSEAAVGGGGAPGVRLPSAAVSLPERFTVPLRTGEPPVVGRVEGGRLLLDLRALPPDRDGDVVRAVLRARG, encoded by the coding sequence ATGGACTCACGCAGGCGCGTGCCCCGCACCGACCTCGTGCTCGCCGACCCGCGGCTGGCCGCGACGGTGGGGAGGCTGGGCCGGGCGGTCGTCAAGGACGCGGTGGCCCATGCCCAGCGGCGGGCGCGGCAGGGCGAGATCGCGCCCGAGGAGGTCGCGGACGCGGCCGTGGCGGCGCTGCCGCCGTACGCCGCCAGCATGCGGCCGGTGCTCAACATGACCGGCGTGCTGCTCCACACCAATCTCGGCCGCGCGCCCCTGTCGGCCGCGGCGGTCTCCGCGGCGGTCTCCGCCGCCGGCTCCGCCGACGTGGAGTTCGACCTGGCCACCGGCGCCCGTGCCCGTCGCGGGCGGGGCGCGGTGGAGGCGCTCGCCCGGGCCGTGCCCGCGGCCGAGGACGTGCACGTGGTCAACAACAACGCCGCCGCGCTCGTGCTGGTGGCCACCGCGCTCGCCGCCGGGCGGGAGATCGTGGTCAGCCGGGGCGAGCTGGTGGAGATCGGCGACGGGTTCCGCATCCCCGACCTGCTGGTCTCCACCGGTGCCAGGCTGCACGAGGTGGGCACCACCAACCGCACCTCTCACGCCGACTACGCGGCCGCCGTGGGACCGGAGACCGGGTTCGTGCTCAAGGTGCACCCGTCCAACTTCCGGATCGAGGGCTTCACCGGCGCGGTCGAGGTCGCGGAGCTCCGCGACCTCGGCGTGCCCGTCGTGGCCGACATCGGCTCCGGCCTGCTGGCGCACGAGCCGCTGCTGCCCGGGGAGCCCGACGCGGCGGGCGCGCTCAAGGCCGGCGCCGACCTGGTCACCGCCAGCGGCGACAAGCTGCTCGGCGGGCCGCAGGCGGGCCTGCTGCTCGGCCGCCGTGACCTGGTCGAGCGGTGCAGGCGGCACCCGCTCGCCCGTGCCCTGCGGGTGGACAAGCTGACGCTGGCCGCGCTGGAGGCCACCCTGCGCGGCCCGGCCACGCCCGTCCATGAGGCGTTGCACGCCGATCCGGCGGCGCTGGGCCGGCGCGCCGAGGCGCTCGCCGGGGAGCTGGCCGGAGCCGGGGTCGACGCGAGAGCCGTGCCGAGCGAGGCCGCCGTGGGCGGCGGGGGAGCACCGGGGGTGCGGCTGCCGAGCGCCGCGGTGAGCCTGCCCGAGCGGTTCACCGTACCGCTGCGGACCGGCGAGCCCCCGGTCGTCGGCCGGGTGGAGGGCGGCCGGCTCCTGCTCGACCTGCGGGCCCTCCCCCCGGACCGGGACGGCGACGTGGTGCGGGCGGTCCTGAGGGCGCGGGGCTGA
- a CDS encoding PASTA domain-containing protein: MRTTRHFIAAVFVTALAGCSTGAGSSAPAVTVTTTRPAPAETTRKPITQEDKEPTPVVEKAVKKTLPNVVGMNLQKGQDTMQAAGFYVLNDKDATGQNRLQVFDRNWVVTRQTPAAGRKVPIDTLVTLYAKKIGE; this comes from the coding sequence GTGAGGACTACCCGTCATTTCATCGCCGCCGTGTTCGTCACAGCCCTTGCAGGATGCAGCACGGGCGCGGGCAGCTCGGCGCCAGCAGTGACCGTCACCACGACTCGGCCGGCACCCGCGGAGACGACCCGCAAGCCGATCACGCAGGAAGACAAGGAGCCCACCCCCGTGGTAGAGAAGGCGGTGAAGAAGACGCTGCCGAATGTGGTCGGGATGAACCTGCAGAAGGGGCAAGACACGATGCAGGCCGCCGGGTTCTACGTTCTCAACGACAAAGACGCCACCGGCCAGAACCGCTTACAGGTCTTCGACCGTAACTGGGTGGTGACCCGGCAAACCCCCGCTGCGGGCCGCAAGGTGCCGATCGACACGCTGGTCACCCTCTACGCGAAGAAGATCGGCGAATAG
- a CDS encoding DUF6461 domain-containing protein: protein MIDELPHYRSLVDGVLTMPLCVTWVEGLSVEEALLRVGRREDGMAERTFAQTVRAAYDAMPTYAGAALVGRLGKWVALIEPNGFQGSRLSVLSELSRKGRALSVFWNVNSEAQIAYAECGRVLANFDPFTLEDLEDLPVALSAWQDLAFEDDVRVAGLALGETFSDQRLDEEWLSAEHLSAILDPPTDTTGEELTDEEVVDQRAFLAGDPKVAAIVADPSPARLREIAVLVAETACTACGLSDPLVERAFTALSEPDPAVFVGLRSELSRLQEELSRRGTAAREAGMTSPSAEQLHHQYLAAGVLTAALDQDPFSAAMSAIWQIGVIRLDDMGSRRVGALWSSFTEIEKQILESS, encoded by the coding sequence GTGATAGACGAATTGCCGCACTATCGTTCACTGGTGGACGGTGTGCTCACCATGCCGCTATGCGTCACTTGGGTGGAAGGCCTATCGGTCGAGGAGGCGCTCCTTAGAGTCGGACGGCGGGAAGATGGAATGGCTGAGCGGACTTTCGCCCAGACAGTACGCGCTGCGTATGACGCGATGCCGACATACGCCGGAGCAGCCTTGGTGGGACGTCTGGGCAAGTGGGTTGCACTCATCGAGCCGAATGGCTTCCAAGGATCGCGTCTATCTGTCTTGTCGGAACTGTCGCGTAAAGGGCGAGCGCTGAGCGTGTTCTGGAACGTCAACAGCGAAGCGCAGATCGCCTACGCCGAGTGTGGGCGCGTACTGGCGAATTTCGATCCGTTCACCTTGGAAGACCTAGAGGACCTTCCAGTTGCGCTGTCCGCATGGCAGGATCTAGCCTTTGAAGACGATGTGCGGGTGGCAGGGTTGGCATTAGGCGAGACGTTCAGCGATCAACGCCTGGATGAGGAATGGCTGAGCGCGGAGCACCTGAGTGCGATCCTGGATCCACCGACGGATACGACTGGCGAGGAGCTAACCGATGAGGAAGTAGTCGACCAGCGTGCTTTTCTGGCGGGCGACCCGAAAGTGGCTGCAATCGTCGCCGATCCCTCTCCAGCCCGGCTCCGAGAGATTGCCGTTCTGGTGGCCGAGACCGCCTGCACGGCGTGTGGGCTCAGCGATCCGCTGGTAGAACGTGCTTTCACCGCCCTGTCGGAGCCGGATCCTGCCGTATTCGTCGGCCTCCGCAGTGAGCTGAGTCGCCTCCAGGAGGAACTGTCAAGGCGGGGAACGGCTGCCCGCGAAGCTGGTATGACCAGTCCGTCGGCAGAGCAGCTACACCATCAGTACCTTGCGGCTGGAGTCCTCACTGCAGCATTGGACCAGGATCCTTTTTCTGCGGCGATGAGTGCGATCTGGCAGATCGGCGTAATCCGACTGGACGACATGGGAAGTCGACGCGTGGGAGCACTCTGGTCGAGCTTCACGGAGATCGAGAAACAGATACTGGAAAGCTCCTAG
- a CDS encoding LamG-like jellyroll fold domain-containing protein — protein sequence MTLSAGGNSTLATAKTEKGEAAISSSAALPKPELSGSSATYRSAYGSGVDLVVTATPTGLRQEIVIRRRPAGKLDLRLPVKLPGKVKYGKDSSGKPTLPTADGGKAMALASALLLDEKAASPDAAPDAGRMSTVPVTVEQTAKGPQLRLAPDQGLLADPEVTYPVRLLMDSTPWYGPGMPADTFISTTWKVGSANQNMDSLVAGKTNDGAVWRSYIRFDLSTAPFFGRPILNADVRPWNYIAHACGAEVGDIAVRRITSDWTMDSLRWDNQPSFTTTGQGTKGSGVGRDAYGNPCPNLPAQEVYYSIEGIVQAWSDGAPNYGLQVGALYEGGPLNYREYLSAEWAGTGGRGPVLFVEYETPAPVPEPISWFKAGEGFADGTTDEEIRATTHSSALSIEADDISDADADALQAQAPEFLENLGRVLVRPSDVSEDLWHSLNPNVPDPDPDEPSVISTVPYLGAIDVRSDTPVQARFSELVTGAQITVTDGSGQAVQGTSAVNAAGDTVTFTPSAPLPLDAAFTAEVAGAQDADGHAMVAPYSWSFTTAPTVPTPTPTPTPTSGSGLVAAYGMDEGTGSNVGDSSGQSNTGAATGTSWVDGKFGKALSFNGSNSQVLINDAASLRLSTDMTLSAWVRPSTAIGSRAVIAKSLWAGEGISYGLNTSTEYITPSGRLQIGQGSASRVDGTTALSTTTWSHVAVTYDGIIARLYVNGNQVKEASVSGSLNVDSGKLYIGSNEFGSYFSGLIDEVRVYNLAQTSAKIQVDMNTPISTTPTPTPTPTPTPTPTPTPTPTPTPTPTPACTYPTWSASKFYSSGNRVTWQGRSWEATTFSSGTAPGSNGDWRDLGACSGTLTATSSQSQSEPPVLKGDEAGERVQQAAADDTFTYERINNPDECRALTGPKAYAVKNSYNWCLWGEIGSRTKWYQNGKFVGSIKYTARITLIAHSFTGNSKDDNAREANAYKSRQFKVFFYLDRINRKGIAPPALQAAAQAAAEAFPFTLGVGFKPKNCSVQPVGLNDFVYKTIESWKDEGGNFTFTSEKANFPAPDHVGRCSLKPQMHFQEQLKDPYGYLTEENPVFRCDSSPAIKTAQGGCVVWKDGRPVFQLSKSALIRGPGNVLMVNPVRESAQHIWDAWNNPGATEPLDSNKKIPGFSFSNPLERNTDTSKQGLGGQNRKVAIKQCDISFSDKRPRPPGIRYTKKLRDPRGAIIPRSCDEFPFAASHQGASLAGTNYSARPILATDNSTSGSWLGWWFERNRVLEKQKFTVTILDTQTPGINGYYPPPEPNPVSDESLVPDSEAP from the coding sequence GTGACTCTGTCGGCCGGCGGCAACAGCACCCTGGCCACGGCCAAGACCGAGAAGGGTGAAGCGGCCATCAGCTCCTCGGCCGCGCTGCCTAAGCCGGAGCTGTCGGGCAGCTCGGCCACCTACCGGTCGGCCTACGGCTCCGGTGTCGACCTGGTCGTCACCGCCACCCCCACCGGCCTGCGTCAGGAGATCGTGATCCGCCGGCGCCCCGCCGGCAAGCTGGACCTCCGTCTTCCGGTGAAGCTGCCCGGCAAGGTGAAGTACGGCAAGGACTCCTCGGGAAAACCCACTCTGCCGACCGCTGACGGCGGCAAGGCCATGGCTCTGGCGTCGGCGCTGCTGCTGGACGAGAAAGCCGCGAGCCCGGACGCGGCGCCGGACGCCGGGCGGATGAGCACCGTCCCGGTCACCGTCGAGCAGACCGCCAAGGGGCCGCAGCTGCGCCTGGCGCCGGACCAGGGCCTCCTGGCCGACCCGGAGGTGACCTACCCGGTCCGGCTGCTGATGGACTCCACCCCGTGGTACGGCCCCGGGATGCCCGCCGACACCTTCATCAGCACCACCTGGAAGGTAGGCAGCGCCAACCAGAACATGGACTCGCTGGTGGCCGGCAAGACCAACGACGGCGCGGTCTGGCGCAGCTACATTCGCTTCGACCTGTCCACCGCGCCCTTCTTCGGCAGACCGATCCTCAACGCCGACGTGCGGCCGTGGAACTACATCGCCCACGCCTGCGGAGCAGAGGTCGGTGACATCGCCGTGCGCCGCATCACCAGCGACTGGACGATGGACAGCCTGCGCTGGGACAACCAGCCCTCATTCACCACCACCGGCCAGGGCACCAAGGGCAGCGGCGTGGGCCGCGACGCCTACGGCAACCCCTGCCCGAACCTGCCCGCCCAGGAGGTCTACTACTCCATCGAGGGCATCGTCCAGGCCTGGTCCGACGGCGCCCCCAACTACGGCCTGCAGGTCGGCGCCCTCTACGAAGGCGGCCCGCTCAACTACCGCGAGTACCTCTCGGCGGAATGGGCCGGAACCGGGGGTCGTGGCCCGGTCCTCTTCGTCGAGTATGAGACTCCAGCGCCTGTGCCCGAGCCCATTTCCTGGTTTAAGGCCGGTGAGGGCTTCGCCGATGGCACGACCGATGAGGAGATTCGCGCCACCACTCACTCCTCCGCGTTGTCCATCGAGGCTGACGACATCTCCGATGCGGATGCCGATGCCCTGCAGGCGCAAGCCCCGGAGTTTTTGGAGAATCTGGGACGCGTACTTGTCCGTCCGTCCGATGTGAGCGAGGATCTATGGCACTCACTCAACCCCAACGTTCCTGATCCTGATCCTGACGAGCCGTCGGTAATTAGCACCGTGCCCTATCTGGGAGCGATAGACGTGCGGTCGGATACCCCGGTCCAGGCGCGATTCAGCGAGCTGGTGACTGGGGCGCAGATCACCGTCACCGACGGGTCCGGGCAAGCGGTCCAGGGGACGTCGGCGGTCAATGCTGCGGGCGATACCGTGACCTTCACACCGAGTGCCCCGCTTCCTCTGGACGCAGCCTTCACTGCAGAGGTTGCGGGGGCTCAGGATGCGGACGGCCATGCGATGGTGGCGCCGTACTCGTGGTCGTTCACCACTGCGCCAACGGTTCCTACCCCGACACCGACTCCGACCCCGACGTCTGGTTCAGGGCTGGTGGCGGCCTACGGCATGGACGAGGGCACAGGCAGCAACGTCGGGGACTCCTCCGGGCAGAGCAACACCGGAGCAGCCACCGGCACCAGCTGGGTGGACGGGAAGTTCGGCAAGGCCCTGTCATTCAACGGCAGCAACAGCCAGGTCCTGATCAATGACGCCGCTTCGCTGCGGTTGTCAACTGATATGACGCTTTCGGCCTGGGTCAGACCCAGCACAGCAATCGGGTCACGCGCAGTGATTGCTAAGAGCCTGTGGGCCGGTGAAGGCATCTCTTACGGCCTGAACACCTCTACCGAATACATCACACCATCGGGCCGGCTGCAGATAGGGCAAGGAAGTGCTTCTCGGGTCGACGGGACCACAGCCCTTTCGACCACTACCTGGAGCCATGTAGCTGTCACCTATGACGGCATTATCGCGCGATTGTATGTCAACGGCAACCAGGTCAAAGAGGCCTCGGTCAGTGGTAGCCTGAATGTCGATAGTGGCAAGCTTTATATCGGCAGCAATGAGTTCGGTTCATACTTCAGTGGCCTTATCGACGAGGTTCGCGTCTATAACCTCGCTCAAACCAGCGCAAAAATCCAAGTCGACATGAACACCCCCATCAGCACCACGCCGACGCCGACGCCGACGCCGACGCCGACGCCGACGCCGACGCCGACGCCGACGCCGACGCCCACCCCGACGCCGACGCCCGCGTGTACGTATCCGACGTGGAGTGCCAGCAAGTTCTATTCCTCGGGCAACCGAGTCACCTGGCAGGGACGCTCCTGGGAGGCCACCACCTTCTCGTCCGGGACCGCACCCGGTTCCAACGGAGACTGGCGAGACCTGGGCGCCTGCAGCGGCACACTCACCGCCACCTCCTCCCAGAGTCAGAGCGAACCGCCGGTTCTGAAGGGGGATGAGGCCGGAGAACGAGTCCAACAGGCCGCAGCCGACGACACCTTCACGTATGAACGCATCAATAATCCCGACGAGTGCCGGGCTCTAACCGGGCCGAAGGCGTATGCGGTGAAAAATTCCTACAACTGGTGCTTGTGGGGAGAGATCGGATCTCGAACGAAGTGGTACCAAAACGGGAAATTCGTCGGCTCCATCAAGTACACAGCGCGTATCACTCTAATCGCCCACTCCTTCACCGGAAATTCCAAAGACGATAATGCGCGAGAAGCCAACGCATATAAGAGCCGCCAGTTCAAGGTATTCTTCTACCTGGACAGAATCAACAGAAAGGGCATAGCCCCTCCGGCGTTGCAAGCGGCGGCGCAGGCGGCAGCCGAGGCTTTCCCGTTCACCCTCGGCGTTGGTTTCAAACCGAAGAATTGCTCGGTCCAGCCGGTGGGACTAAACGACTTTGTCTACAAGACCATCGAAAGCTGGAAAGATGAGGGTGGGAACTTTACCTTCACCTCAGAAAAAGCCAATTTCCCTGCCCCGGACCACGTAGGCCGATGCAGCCTGAAACCGCAAATGCACTTCCAAGAGCAGCTCAAGGATCCGTACGGATACCTGACGGAGGAGAACCCAGTCTTCCGGTGTGACAGCTCCCCCGCGATCAAGACGGCGCAGGGCGGCTGCGTGGTCTGGAAGGACGGCCGACCAGTATTCCAGCTAAGCAAGAGCGCACTGATCAGAGGTCCCGGGAACGTCTTGATGGTCAATCCGGTCCGGGAATCAGCACAGCACATCTGGGATGCATGGAACAACCCAGGAGCTACCGAGCCGCTGGACAGCAACAAGAAGATTCCTGGCTTCTCGTTCAGCAACCCGCTGGAGCGCAACACCGACACCTCCAAGCAAGGGTTGGGCGGACAGAACCGGAAGGTCGCCATCAAACAGTGTGACATCTCATTTAGCGATAAAAGGCCACGCCCACCAGGTATACGGTATACTAAAAAGCTCCGCGACCCTCGGGGAGCTATAATCCCGCGATCCTGCGATGAGTTCCCCTTTGCGGCCTCTCACCAAGGAGCTTCCTTGGCGGGCACCAACTACTCAGCGCGCCCGATCCTCGCTACCGACAACTCCACGTCTGGATCCTGGCTGGGGTGGTGGTTCGAGCGTAATCGGGTCTTGGAGAAACAGAAGTTCACGGTTACGATCCTCGATACCCAAACTCCAGGTATAAATGGGTATTATCCACCACCGGAGCCGAACCCTGTGAGCGACGAGTCACTCGTTCCTGACTCCGAAGCTCCGTAG
- a CDS encoding DUF6221 family protein yields the protein MDELIAFLHVRLDEDEQAARLASEVYGKSWWWNPSYGLVQGDQDDSEATSIFAVGEETVAEVWSEVGTHTARNDPDRILREIEAKREILALYEGAQLSAQVSEGTILAGGTRVRRGAHKAVVQVLALPYSDYQERWKP from the coding sequence ATGGATGAGCTGATCGCGTTCCTACACGTTCGCCTCGACGAAGACGAGCAGGCCGCTCGCCTCGCCTCCGAGGTGTACGGCAAGAGCTGGTGGTGGAACCCGTCCTACGGCTTGGTACAAGGCGACCAGGACGACAGCGAGGCCACATCGATCTTCGCTGTCGGTGAGGAAACGGTCGCTGAGGTGTGGAGCGAGGTCGGCACGCACACCGCCCGCAACGACCCCGACCGCATCCTCCGCGAGATTGAAGCCAAGCGGGAGATCCTCGCCCTGTACGAAGGCGCCCAGCTCTCCGCGCAGGTCTCCGAGGGGACGATCCTCGCAGGCGGCACGAGGGTCCGGCGCGGCGCACACAAGGCCGTCGTGCAAGTGCTCGCTCTGCCCTACTCCGACTACCAGGAGAGATGGAAGCCGTGA